One Ignavibacterium sp. DNA segment encodes these proteins:
- a CDS encoding energy transducer TonB, whose translation MQISIQNINRFSYSASIGFHLILLLILLIVNISFEYQPKDYVELSFGTTGGTGSSGTEGVAFDERLEKAELQQQETTKEKNLEVKEVELPKAKNTDVADVNPAKKDKEVKKETTSQTEERVSNNPPGDKKGNLNQGSGDFGFHFEGGGLGTRKIYSYVIPTYPEGVNKEIDIRLKFTIKPDGTVGSIFLLTKADTRLENAAINSLWQWRFEPLTINQAQTDQTAIIVFPYRLQ comes from the coding sequence ATGCAAATATCAATTCAAAATATTAACAGGTTTTCTTATTCTGCTTCAATAGGATTTCACTTAATTCTATTACTTATCTTATTGATTGTTAACATCTCATTTGAATATCAGCCAAAAGATTATGTTGAGTTATCCTTTGGTACTACCGGTGGAACCGGATCATCTGGAACTGAAGGTGTTGCATTTGATGAAAGACTTGAGAAAGCAGAATTACAACAACAGGAAACTACCAAAGAAAAAAATCTTGAAGTGAAGGAAGTTGAACTGCCTAAGGCAAAGAATACTGATGTTGCTGATGTTAATCCTGCAAAAAAAGATAAAGAAGTTAAAAAGGAAACTACCAGTCAAACAGAAGAAAGAGTAAGCAATAATCCGCCTGGTGATAAAAAAGGAAATTTAAATCAGGGTAGTGGTGATTTTGGTTTCCATTTTGAAGGCGGCGGACTGGGAACGCGGAAAATTTACAGTTATGTTATTCCAACTTATCCCGAAGGTGTTAATAAAGAAATTGATATCAGATTGAAGTTTACAATTAAACCTGACGGAACGGTAGGCTCGATATTTTTGTTGACAAAAGCTGATACCAGACTTGAGAATGCTGCAATTAATTCATTATGGCAATGGAGATTTGAACCATTAACAATAAATCAGGCTCAAACTGATCAGACCGCAATTATTGTTTTTCCTTACCGCTTACAGTAG
- a CDS encoding biopolymer transporter ExbD, translating to MKFKLSKEPLSIFAYSSLTDIVMLLLIFFLLTSHFVIQTGVKVKLPGSKMNERSQPSQMIVTLTAAGAVFAGEEEVNIDLLSAKLNELKTKTNEDNLIIRADKTVSIDLVIKVIDAAKISNIEKFTIETEKENL from the coding sequence ATGAAATTTAAATTATCTAAAGAGCCGTTAAGCATTTTTGCTTATTCATCTTTAACCGATATTGTGATGCTGTTGTTAATATTCTTTTTATTAACATCTCATTTTGTAATACAAACCGGAGTTAAAGTTAAATTGCCCGGTTCAAAGATGAACGAAAGATCTCAGCCATCGCAGATGATTGTTACACTAACTGCTGCAGGTGCAGTTTTTGCGGGAGAGGAAGAAGTAAATATTGATCTGTTATCGGCAAAATTGAATGAATTAAAGACAAAAACAAATGAAGATAATCTGATAATCCGTGCTGATAAAACTGTTTCAATCGATCTTGTTATTAAAGTTATTGATGCTGCTAAGATTTCTAATATAGAAAAGTTTACAATTGAAACTGAAAAAGAGAATCTATAA